The following are encoded in a window of Salinibacter ruber DSM 13855 genomic DNA:
- a CDS encoding MlaC/ttg2D family ABC transporter substrate-binding protein, whose amino-acid sequence MTRLRRSLSVLFTVLLLLSGGAPTAFGQGESATAAEIRQMLEQRDQEIKSILGETDDYTAEQRAQLKELVNGVIDFRVMGQRALGPHWEDLGEDQRDEFVSVFREVVRAQSMGDLGVYNSAVTYDQIDVQRDSAFVRTQTTYEGRTTAVEYVLERREDEWRAEDIIIDGVSTVEGYARSFQTVVRKRGFDSLMKSLRKKRDEVTDTSETGR is encoded by the coding sequence ATGACACGTCTTCGCCGATCCCTCTCCGTCCTGTTTACCGTCCTGCTGCTTCTGAGCGGGGGCGCCCCGACGGCGTTCGGGCAGGGGGAAAGCGCCACAGCGGCCGAGATTCGGCAAATGCTGGAGCAACGCGACCAAGAAATCAAGTCCATCCTCGGCGAGACGGACGACTATACCGCCGAGCAGCGCGCCCAGCTGAAGGAGCTGGTCAACGGCGTGATCGACTTTCGGGTGATGGGCCAGCGGGCCCTCGGGCCACACTGGGAGGACCTAGGGGAGGACCAGCGGGACGAGTTCGTCTCCGTCTTTCGCGAGGTGGTGCGCGCGCAATCGATGGGCGACCTCGGAGTGTACAATTCCGCGGTCACCTACGACCAGATTGACGTACAGCGCGACAGTGCCTTCGTGCGCACCCAAACGACGTATGAAGGCCGCACCACGGCCGTCGAGTACGTGCTGGAGCGCCGCGAGGACGAGTGGCGGGCGGAGGACATCATCATCGACGGGGTGAGCACCGTGGAGGGCTACGCCCGCTCGTTCCAGACGGTCGTCCGGAAGCGGGGCTTCGACTCCCTCATGAAAAGCCTCCGCAAGAAGCGCGACGAAGTGACCGACACCTCTGAGACCGGGCGCTAG
- a CDS encoding TolC family protein, translating to MTVSVFARLLGAVALAGFLPGAGPAAAQPGPPAPMDTVEVGLTETVVRALEESPEVDQRQAQKQFATARSEEARANRFLTDVSLSTAHSFAPGLDNVPDGVSGDRLYLQPGVTNDWSPGALRPFSRFEIAVQQPLWTWGELSGSIEAARRGVDVEAARVEQKALEVAVRAGETYYGLILTEALDRLADRTQEVIDRAKREINRLLDEGDEGVSQSDLFQTRLTEEETKRRIVEIEQNQKTARSALRRQLFLSDRMWVEPAADELQPLSFAIHPDSLDYYIGRALQNRPEVEQAEAGVEARRALVDVARSDYYPTIGVQATLSQSITLPERPNPDNAFVGDSFMGTGTRSGIGIQQNLNFGQTRARVEQAEAELDAVQYQRTAAEQLVRFEVEEAYRSLLTAKAAVESRDRSTTIAGEWLRTEQVNFDLDLGNTEDLVKAVRADLQAQAQYLRAVRRYNVAVLDLLRATGTLADRARSGTLLETRDDRE from the coding sequence ATGACCGTGTCCGTCTTTGCTCGTTTGCTCGGGGCCGTCGCCCTCGCCGGGTTCCTGCCTGGAGCCGGGCCCGCCGCGGCCCAGCCCGGCCCCCCCGCCCCCATGGACACCGTGGAGGTGGGCCTCACGGAAACGGTCGTCCGCGCCCTGGAGGAGAGCCCGGAGGTGGACCAGCGCCAGGCCCAGAAGCAGTTCGCCACGGCCCGGAGCGAGGAGGCCCGTGCCAACCGGTTCCTGACCGACGTCTCGCTGAGCACGGCCCACTCGTTCGCGCCGGGACTGGACAACGTCCCCGACGGGGTTTCGGGGGACCGGCTGTACCTGCAGCCCGGCGTGACCAACGACTGGTCGCCCGGCGCCCTCCGCCCGTTCAGTCGGTTTGAGATTGCGGTCCAGCAGCCCCTCTGGACCTGGGGCGAGCTGTCGGGCTCCATCGAGGCGGCCCGGCGCGGGGTCGACGTGGAGGCCGCCCGTGTGGAGCAGAAGGCCCTGGAGGTGGCGGTCCGGGCGGGCGAAACCTACTACGGGTTGATTCTCACGGAGGCCCTCGACCGCCTCGCCGACCGGACCCAGGAGGTCATCGACCGGGCGAAGCGGGAGATCAACCGCCTGCTCGACGAAGGGGACGAGGGCGTGAGCCAGTCGGACCTCTTCCAGACGCGCCTGACCGAGGAGGAAACCAAGCGCCGCATCGTCGAGATCGAGCAGAATCAGAAGACGGCCCGCTCGGCCCTGCGGCGCCAGCTCTTCCTCTCGGATCGGATGTGGGTGGAGCCGGCAGCCGACGAGCTGCAGCCCCTCTCGTTCGCCATCCACCCCGACTCGCTCGACTACTACATCGGGCGGGCCCTGCAGAACCGCCCGGAGGTGGAGCAGGCCGAGGCGGGCGTGGAGGCGCGCCGGGCGCTCGTAGACGTGGCCCGGTCCGACTACTACCCCACGATCGGCGTGCAGGCCACCCTGTCCCAGAGCATCACCCTCCCGGAGCGACCGAACCCCGACAACGCCTTCGTGGGCGACTCGTTCATGGGGACGGGCACGCGCAGCGGCATCGGCATCCAGCAGAACCTCAACTTCGGGCAGACGCGGGCCCGGGTGGAGCAGGCGGAGGCGGAGCTCGACGCGGTGCAGTACCAGCGCACCGCGGCCGAGCAGCTCGTGCGGTTCGAGGTGGAGGAGGCCTACCGCTCGCTCCTCACCGCCAAGGCGGCCGTCGAGTCCCGCGACCGTTCCACCACCATCGCCGGCGAGTGGCTCCGGACCGAGCAGGTCAACTTCGACCTCGACCTGGGAAACACCGAGGACCTGGTGAAGGCCGTGCGGGCCGACCTGCAGGCGCAGGCACAGTACCTCCGGGCGGTGCGGCGGTACAACGTGGCCGTGCTCGATCTCCTGCGCGCCACCGGCACGCTCGCCGACCGGGCGCGGAGCGGTACGCTTCTTGAGACCAGAGATGATCGGGAATAG
- a CDS encoding DUF721 domain-containing protein: protein MPADGPRPLGEVLKEVIDELGVQEEVDEARVVETWASLAGEKINSVTESAWMKGSTLYVKITSAAWRQELHMNRRKWRDRLNGALEAELVDEIVFR from the coding sequence ATGCCCGCCGACGGCCCCCGGCCCCTCGGAGAGGTTCTCAAGGAAGTCATCGACGAGCTCGGCGTTCAGGAGGAGGTCGACGAGGCCCGCGTCGTCGAGACGTGGGCGAGCCTCGCGGGGGAGAAGATCAACAGCGTGACCGAGTCGGCCTGGATGAAGGGCTCGACGCTGTACGTGAAGATCACCTCGGCCGCCTGGCGTCAAGAGTTGCACATGAACCGGCGCAAGTGGCGCGATCGCCTCAACGGCGCGCTCGAGGCCGAACTGGTCGACGAGATCGTGTTCCGGTGA
- the fabF gene encoding beta-ketoacyl-ACP synthase II: MAGTSRRVVVTGMGALTPLGLSVEEYWRGLVEGESGAATIESFDPEGLRVTFACELDGFDPEDHLPAKQARRVDPFSQYALVTADQAVADAGLDPDGMSQDEKDRIGVVYGTGIGGIKTFRDQAEEFIEGGEKRTSPFFIPTLIPDIAAGQIAMAHGFRGPNHAMVSACATGNHNIGDAYRMIQRGDMDAALCGGTDACVTRLGIAGFASMRALSTRNDDPARASRPFDAHRDGFVMGEGAGALFIEDLERARARGATIYAEIEGIGMSADAHHLTAPDPEGGGVCLALNRVLDNAGLEPTDVDYINAHGTSTPLGDEAETKALKKVFDDHAYDLNVSSTKSMTGHLLGAAGAIEAIAAIQALRHDVVPPTINFDEADPACDLDYTFNEAEERPVSVALSNAFGFGGHNTSLALRAYDE, from the coding sequence ATGGCAGGCACGTCACGTCGCGTCGTCGTTACAGGCATGGGGGCGCTTACCCCCCTCGGGCTCTCGGTGGAGGAGTACTGGCGGGGGCTCGTGGAGGGGGAGAGTGGCGCCGCCACGATCGAGTCCTTCGATCCGGAGGGCCTTCGGGTGACCTTTGCCTGCGAACTCGACGGCTTCGACCCGGAGGACCACCTGCCTGCCAAGCAGGCCCGGCGCGTCGACCCGTTTAGCCAGTACGCCCTCGTCACCGCCGACCAGGCGGTGGCCGACGCCGGCCTCGACCCCGACGGGATGTCCCAGGACGAAAAGGACCGTATCGGGGTCGTCTACGGCACCGGCATTGGGGGCATCAAAACCTTCCGGGACCAGGCCGAAGAGTTCATCGAGGGGGGCGAGAAGCGCACGTCGCCCTTCTTCATCCCGACATTGATTCCCGACATTGCGGCCGGCCAGATTGCCATGGCGCACGGCTTTCGGGGGCCAAATCACGCCATGGTCTCGGCCTGCGCCACGGGCAACCACAACATCGGGGACGCCTACCGCATGATCCAGCGGGGCGACATGGATGCCGCCCTCTGCGGCGGCACCGACGCCTGCGTGACGCGGCTCGGCATTGCGGGCTTTGCGAGCATGCGGGCCCTCTCGACGCGCAACGACGACCCGGCCCGGGCGTCGCGGCCGTTCGACGCCCACCGGGACGGCTTCGTGATGGGCGAAGGGGCCGGCGCGCTCTTCATCGAAGACCTGGAGCGGGCCCGGGCCCGGGGCGCTACCATCTACGCGGAGATTGAAGGCATTGGCATGTCCGCCGATGCCCACCACCTGACGGCCCCCGATCCGGAGGGCGGCGGCGTGTGCCTCGCGCTCAACCGCGTGCTCGACAACGCCGGCCTGGAGCCGACTGACGTCGACTACATCAACGCCCACGGCACGTCGACCCCCCTCGGCGACGAGGCCGAGACGAAGGCGCTCAAAAAGGTGTTCGACGACCACGCGTACGACCTGAACGTGTCCTCGACGAAGAGCATGACGGGCCACCTCCTCGGGGCCGCGGGCGCCATCGAGGCCATCGCCGCCATCCAGGCCCTCCGGCACGACGTGGTGCCGCCGACCATCAACTTCGACGAGGCCGACCCGGCGTGCGACCTGGACTACACGTTCAACGAGGCCGAGGAGCGGCCCGTGAGCGTGGCCCTGTCCAACGCTTTTGGCTTCGGCGGGCACAACACCTCCCTCGCCCTCCGCGCCTACGACGAGTGA